Proteins encoded by one window of Bacteroidales bacterium:
- a CDS encoding HypC/HybG/HupF family hydrogenase formation chaperone: MIVKPHLYQTMCLSIPAKVISIEGDMATVSVEGTEVKASLQIVENVEVGDYILLHTGFAIQKLDSQEAEASLKVFDEFIELNRQLDEEEKITGNRIV; the protein is encoded by the coding sequence TTGATCGTTAAACCACACCTGTACCAAACCATGTGTCTGAGCATCCCGGCCAAAGTGATATCCATAGAGGGTGATATGGCAACGGTATCCGTTGAAGGAACGGAAGTTAAAGCCAGCCTTCAGATCGTTGAAAACGTTGAAGTGGGTGATTATATCCTGCTGCACACCGGATTCGCGATCCAGAAGCTCGATAGCCAGGAAGCAGAGGCTTCATTGAAAGTGTTCGATGAGTTTATCGAGCTGAACAGGCAACTGGATGAAGAAGAAAAAATAACCGGTAACAGGATTGTGTGA
- a CDS encoding YbaN family protein, producing the protein MPKKQNRLLKTLMIIAGTISVGFAVLGIIVPLLPTTPLLLLAAALYARSSERFYSWLLNNRLFGKYIRNYREGRGIPVRVKVISIGFLWITIITSVIFTDLLWVRIFLILIAAGVTLHILSVRSRP; encoded by the coding sequence ATGCCGAAGAAACAGAACAGACTTCTCAAGACATTGATGATCATCGCCGGGACGATTTCAGTTGGGTTTGCTGTTCTGGGAATCATTGTTCCCCTGTTGCCCACAACGCCCCTGCTGCTCCTCGCCGCAGCGCTTTATGCTCGCAGCTCGGAAAGATTTTACAGCTGGTTGCTCAATAACCGGTTATTCGGGAAATATATAAGAAATTATCGTGAAGGCAGGGGCATCCCTGTCAGGGTTAAAGTCATTTCCATCGGTTTTCTGTGGATAACCATCATTACATCGGTTATATTTACAGACCTCCTCTGGGTCAGGATTTTCCTGATCCTGATTGCGGCAGGCGTCACCCTGCATATTCTGTCGGTCCGCTCCCGGCCCTGA
- the hypF gene encoding carbamoyltransferase HypF, with amino-acid sequence MTLNDSSTFDIHIRGLVQGVGFRPFIYRLARENQLNGWVENRNDGVRIRVNCSRFALDSFIEAIKNDAPPASGICSIRYRQKSFEEFNDFQIIESKNLSDDITEVSPDIAVCYDCLHDMKHQPHRLDYPFINCTNCGPRFTIIRDLPYDRDRTTMEPFAMCDECKSEYTSVRDRRFHAQPVACNRCGPRYELVEGKSQVTDLRAIIDRVCQLLENGKIIAIKGLGGFFMACDATGQEAVDRLRGLKKREGKPFAVMFASIEAVREYALVNPEEEKLLLSWRRPIVILRTRKNLASGVSVGFNTIGAMLPFMPVHYLLFQRLNLSVIVLTSGNLSDEPIQIDNDRTIEQLSPLTDAILTYNREIYNRTDDSVTMVVNARERLIRRSRGYVPAPVRLNRSVDGIFAAGAELVNCFCLGKGKQAFLSQHIGDLKNMETFEFYKESIRHFQQMFRISPTLAVCDLHPDYLSTCYARETGLPLVEVQHHHAHIASCMAEYGLDGPVIGVALDGTGLGDDGNIWGGEFLICDLASYQRYTHFDYVPMPGGDRAVEEPWRMAVAYLYLTYGRAFMEMDIPFLKQISPERVEFVLTAIEKQINCPLTSSAGRLFDAIAALTGICTVSGFHAEAPMRLESVADLSTHSHYEFAQNDVIQFEPAIAGIVGDLVNQVPVAVISSKFHNTVIEALLRTVKKMHQETGIRKVALSGGSFQNHYLLERLEKKLETLKMKVYSNSTIPVNDGGIALGQLAVAAQRRAKGYNT; translated from the coding sequence GTGACTCTAAATGACAGCTCCACTTTCGACATCCACATCCGGGGCCTCGTTCAGGGAGTGGGATTCAGGCCTTTCATCTATCGTCTGGCCAGAGAAAACCAATTGAATGGATGGGTCGAAAACAGGAACGACGGCGTCAGGATCCGGGTGAATTGCAGCAGGTTCGCACTGGATTCCTTCATTGAAGCGATAAAGAACGATGCCCCCCCCGCATCCGGCATCTGCTCCATCAGGTACCGGCAGAAAAGCTTTGAGGAATTTAATGACTTTCAGATTATTGAAAGTAAAAACCTGTCGGATGACATCACGGAGGTCAGCCCGGACATTGCCGTCTGTTATGATTGTCTGCACGACATGAAGCATCAGCCCCACCGGCTGGATTATCCGTTCATCAACTGCACCAATTGTGGCCCCAGGTTCACCATCATCCGCGATCTGCCCTATGATCGGGACCGAACCACGATGGAGCCTTTTGCCATGTGCGATGAATGCAAATCCGAATATACTTCGGTACGCGACAGGCGTTTTCATGCACAGCCTGTGGCCTGCAATCGCTGCGGTCCCCGTTACGAACTTGTGGAAGGCAAAAGCCAGGTAACGGATCTGCGAGCCATAATTGATCGCGTTTGTCAGCTTCTGGAAAACGGTAAGATCATTGCAATCAAAGGTCTGGGAGGCTTCTTTATGGCCTGTGATGCCACCGGCCAGGAGGCTGTCGACAGGCTCAGGGGACTCAAAAAAAGGGAAGGGAAACCGTTTGCTGTCATGTTTGCCTCCATCGAAGCAGTCAGGGAATATGCATTGGTCAATCCCGAGGAAGAAAAACTGCTGCTTTCCTGGCGAAGGCCCATTGTCATTCTTCGTACCCGGAAAAACCTGGCTTCAGGCGTGAGCGTGGGTTTCAACACGATAGGGGCCATGTTGCCTTTTATGCCCGTTCACTATCTATTGTTCCAGAGACTAAACCTCAGCGTCATTGTGCTGACCAGCGGTAATTTATCCGACGAGCCTATCCAGATCGACAACGATCGAACAATTGAACAATTGAGCCCCCTGACGGATGCAATCCTGACTTATAACCGAGAAATTTATAACCGGACCGATGATTCGGTGACCATGGTCGTAAATGCCCGGGAACGATTAATCCGCCGGTCACGCGGTTACGTGCCGGCGCCTGTCCGCCTGAACCGGTCGGTGGATGGCATTTTTGCAGCCGGCGCTGAACTGGTCAACTGTTTTTGCCTGGGAAAAGGTAAACAGGCCTTCCTCAGTCAACACATCGGGGATCTGAAGAATATGGAAACCTTTGAGTTCTATAAGGAATCGATCCGGCACTTTCAGCAAATGTTCCGCATCTCCCCTACACTGGCCGTTTGCGACCTTCACCCCGATTATTTATCCACCTGTTATGCCCGGGAAACCGGATTACCTCTGGTCGAAGTACAGCATCATCATGCCCATATTGCCTCCTGCATGGCGGAATACGGTCTGGATGGACCCGTCATCGGGGTGGCGCTCGACGGTACCGGGCTTGGCGACGACGGAAACATTTGGGGTGGTGAATTCCTGATTTGCGATCTGGCCAGTTACCAGCGGTATACCCATTTCGATTATGTACCCATGCCGGGAGGTGACCGGGCAGTGGAGGAACCGTGGAGGATGGCGGTTGCTTATCTCTACCTTACTTACGGTCGTGCCTTCATGGAGATGGATATCCCTTTCCTGAAACAAATTTCACCGGAAAGAGTGGAGTTTGTTCTTACGGCAATAGAAAAACAGATCAACTGTCCGCTCACCTCCAGTGCAGGGCGCTTGTTTGATGCAATAGCCGCATTGACAGGGATCTGTACCGTATCTGGCTTTCACGCCGAAGCTCCCATGCGGCTGGAATCCGTTGCCGATCTAAGCACCCATTCACATTATGAATTTGCCCAGAATGATGTCATTCAGTTTGAACCTGCCATTGCCGGCATCGTTGGTGATCTGGTGAATCAGGTTCCTGTTGCAGTCATTTCGTCCAAATTTCATAATACGGTCATCGAAGCTCTTTTACGGACCGTCAAAAAAATGCATCAAGAAACCGGGATCAGGAAAGTGGCTTTATCAGGAGGAAGTTTTCAGAATCATTATCTCCTGGAACGCCTTGAAAAAAAACTTGAAACGTTGAAAATGAAGGTTTACAGCAACTCCACGATCCCGGTCAACGACGGGGGGATCGCCCTGGGACAACTGGCGGTGGCGGCCCAAAGAAGAGCCAAAGGTTACAACACATAA
- a CDS encoding NAD(P)H-dependent oxidoreductase subunit E produces MNHIVQVALDRFTGDRTRLMDMLHQIQDEMGYIPDEAVLQLAHQLNVSSVDVRQTLSFYHFFAANPRGKYTVYLNNSVVAWMMGRELVAKTFEQETGCRFGSVTDDGLIGLFDTSDIGMNDQEPAALINGIAFTRLTPYRVKELVKDMRAGKAVREMFHEPPGDGQNSSGLVQAMVGNNIRREGLLLSRDARPGDALKKIVEMTPEQVIKEISESNLRGRGGAGFPTGMKWDFCRKSKEEERYVLCNADEGEPGTFKDRVLLTEYSHFVFEGMTVAGYAIGSRQGILYLRYEYKYLLDFLNSTLAGLRSRNLLGKDIAGRKGFNFDIRIQLGAGAYVCGEESALIESAEGKRGEPRDRPPFPVESGYLNKPTIVNNVETLLAAVRIIHHGAAWFKSFGTIDSAGTKVLSVSGDCRHPGIYEVPWGFAISDILDMCGATDVQAVQVGGPSGTLIGPGDFDRMLSFADLATGGSFIIIGNKRDLLKDVVLNFMDFFIEESCGSCSTCRNFPVVMRRTLVRIIEGKGIRKDISDLLEWGQMPRISRCGLGQTCANPILTSIRNFRQLYESKLMKDADFVSEFDMAASVKDACDYVGRIPGIQ; encoded by the coding sequence ATGAATCACATCGTGCAGGTTGCACTTGACCGTTTTACCGGGGACAGGACAAGGTTGATGGACATGCTTCATCAGATCCAGGATGAGATGGGTTATATTCCGGATGAAGCGGTGCTTCAGCTGGCTCACCAGTTGAATGTTTCCTCCGTGGATGTACGGCAAACCTTAAGTTTTTATCATTTTTTCGCTGCCAACCCTCGTGGCAAGTATACCGTGTACTTGAACAACAGTGTTGTAGCCTGGATGATGGGGAGGGAACTGGTAGCGAAAACATTTGAGCAGGAGACAGGGTGTCGTTTTGGCTCCGTGACCGATGATGGATTGATCGGATTATTTGATACGTCGGATATTGGAATGAATGACCAGGAACCTGCCGCTTTGATCAACGGGATTGCATTCACCCGGCTGACACCCTACCGTGTCAAAGAACTGGTGAAGGATATGAGGGCTGGAAAAGCCGTGCGGGAGATGTTCCACGAACCGCCGGGTGACGGACAGAACAGCTCAGGTCTTGTTCAGGCCATGGTTGGGAACAACATTCGCAGGGAAGGCCTCCTGCTCAGCAGGGATGCCCGGCCGGGGGATGCCCTGAAGAAGATTGTTGAAATGACTCCTGAACAGGTCATCAAGGAGATTTCCGAATCGAACCTCCGGGGTCGTGGCGGTGCTGGTTTCCCAACCGGCATGAAATGGGATTTCTGCAGAAAATCAAAAGAAGAAGAGCGATATGTGCTGTGCAATGCGGACGAGGGTGAACCCGGCACCTTCAAGGACAGGGTTTTGCTTACGGAGTATTCGCATTTTGTCTTTGAGGGGATGACAGTGGCGGGATATGCGATTGGATCCCGGCAGGGCATCCTGTACCTGCGCTACGAGTATAAGTACCTGCTGGATTTTCTGAACAGCACCCTGGCCGGTCTGCGCAGCAGGAATCTGCTTGGGAAGGATATCGCCGGGAGGAAAGGATTCAATTTTGATATCCGCATTCAGCTGGGCGCCGGTGCCTATGTGTGCGGTGAAGAATCCGCCCTGATCGAGTCAGCGGAGGGTAAAAGGGGCGAACCGCGCGACCGCCCGCCTTTTCCTGTTGAGTCCGGGTACCTGAACAAACCCACGATCGTCAATAACGTTGAGACACTTTTGGCTGCCGTCAGGATCATCCATCACGGCGCTGCCTGGTTCAAATCGTTCGGTACGATCGATTCGGCGGGCACGAAAGTGCTAAGCGTGTCGGGCGACTGCCGGCATCCGGGGATATATGAGGTGCCCTGGGGATTTGCCATCAGCGACATCCTCGATATGTGCGGTGCCACTGACGTACAGGCCGTGCAGGTGGGAGGACCTTCCGGCACTTTGATCGGACCTGGTGATTTCGACCGGATGCTCAGCTTTGCCGATCTGGCCACCGGGGGTTCCTTCATCATCATTGGCAACAAGCGGGATCTGCTGAAGGATGTGGTTTTGAACTTCATGGATTTCTTTATTGAGGAATCCTGTGGTTCATGTTCAACCTGCCGGAATTTCCCGGTGGTCATGCGCCGTACCCTGGTCAGGATCATTGAAGGCAAAGGAATAAGAAAAGACATCAGTGACTTGCTGGAATGGGGTCAGATGCCCCGGATAAGCCGCTGCGGTCTCGGCCAGACGTGTGCAAACCCGATCCTGACCAGCATCAGGAATTTCAGACAGCTTTATGAAAGCAAACTGATGAAGGATGCCGACTTTGTCAGCGAGTTCGATATGGCAGCATCTGTCAAAGATGCCTGTGACTATGTCGGCAGGATCCCCGGTATTCAGTAA
- a CDS encoding 2Fe-2S iron-sulfur cluster-binding protein, whose amino-acid sequence MSELIKINIDGVNCETREGVCIADAARENGIYVPTLCHIPGIKAQGACRICTVKVNGRFMTACTTPAKEGMVIENNVPELNEMRKAIIEVLFVEGNHFCPSCEKSGNCMLQALAYRFQMMVPRYPYQFPVREIEAWHPRIIKDQNRCILCKRCIKSIKDEYGRSYFAFDKRGRQLRVVADAGMAPAMSEEKAREAMDICPVGSILVRDRGFVVPIGQRKYDQIPIGSDIESKIVKETEP is encoded by the coding sequence ATGAGTGAACTCATTAAAATCAACATCGACGGTGTGAACTGTGAAACCCGGGAAGGGGTCTGCATCGCTGATGCAGCAAGGGAAAACGGAATATATGTCCCCACCCTGTGCCATATTCCCGGAATCAAGGCACAGGGAGCCTGCCGCATTTGTACAGTGAAGGTGAATGGCCGCTTCATGACGGCCTGCACCACGCCGGCGAAAGAGGGCATGGTGATCGAAAATAATGTTCCCGAACTGAATGAAATGAGGAAAGCGATCATTGAGGTCCTTTTTGTGGAAGGCAATCATTTCTGCCCCAGCTGCGAGAAAAGTGGCAACTGTATGCTTCAGGCCCTGGCCTACAGGTTTCAGATGATGGTTCCGCGCTATCCTTACCAGTTTCCGGTCAGGGAGATCGAAGCCTGGCACCCCCGGATCATCAAGGACCAGAACCGCTGCATCCTCTGCAAACGGTGCATCAAGTCCATCAAGGACGAATACGGCCGCAGCTATTTTGCGTTTGACAAGCGTGGTCGACAGCTGCGTGTGGTTGCCGATGCCGGCATGGCCCCGGCCATGTCGGAGGAAAAAGCCCGGGAAGCAATGGATATCTGTCCGGTCGGTTCAATTCTGGTTCGCGATCGGGGGTTCGTCGTCCCGATAGGCCAGCGAAAATATGATCAAATCCCCATTGGAAGCGATATCGAATCAAAAATTGTGAAGGAGACTGAACCATGA
- a CDS encoding Ni/Fe hydrogenase subunit alpha: protein MSRKITIEPVTRVEGHGKVTIHLDHDGNITQTRLHIVEFRGFERFVQGRPFWEAPVLVQRLCGICPVSHHLAAAKAMDVIVGAGTGDGLTRTGEKMRRLMHYGQIFQSHALHFFHLCSPDLLFGIDADPAIRNIIGVAFKHKDLAVQGVMMRKFGQEIIQITAGKKIHGTGAIPGGINKNLTPEERDRFLKGPDPLNADKMVEWSLSAVNFFKDYHRNNRETIDHFSYFPSSSLSLVRKDGALDLYHGVLRAVDADGKKILNDIDYQHYVDYIREEVRTWSYMKFPYLSHLGEKEGWYRVGPLARLNCAEFIPTPLAQKEFEEFKAYTGGKPNHHCMHYHWARLIETLHAAEMMRLLLKDPDLLGTDLVTRGLRQKEGVGLLEAPRGTLFHHYRINDQDQIEMANLIVSTTNNNEPMNRAVNCVAKRVMSGRKEITEGMLNAVEVVIRAYDPCLSCATHALGQMPLEISLYDENDQLIDRKRK from the coding sequence ATGTCGAGAAAAATAACGATCGAACCTGTGACCCGTGTGGAAGGGCACGGTAAAGTGACCATTCATCTGGATCACGATGGCAACATAACACAGACCCGCCTGCACATTGTGGAATTCAGGGGCTTTGAACGGTTTGTGCAGGGTCGTCCTTTCTGGGAAGCCCCTGTTCTGGTTCAGCGGCTGTGTGGCATCTGCCCTGTCAGTCACCATTTGGCTGCAGCAAAGGCTATGGATGTGATCGTGGGAGCCGGCACCGGCGACGGGCTGACCCGAACCGGTGAAAAAATGAGAAGACTGATGCACTACGGCCAGATCTTCCAGTCGCACGCCCTCCATTTCTTCCACCTTTGTTCACCCGACCTGCTTTTTGGCATTGATGCCGATCCGGCCATACGGAACATCATCGGCGTTGCCTTCAAACATAAGGATCTGGCGGTTCAGGGTGTGATGATGCGGAAGTTCGGACAGGAGATCATCCAGATCACGGCCGGGAAAAAGATACACGGGACGGGCGCCATACCTGGCGGGATCAATAAGAACCTGACCCCGGAAGAAAGGGATCGATTCCTGAAAGGCCCCGATCCGCTAAATGCGGATAAAATGGTGGAATGGTCACTTTCAGCCGTAAACTTCTTTAAGGATTACCATAGGAACAACAGGGAAACCATCGATCATTTCTCCTATTTTCCCTCAAGCTCCCTGAGCCTCGTGCGGAAAGACGGTGCACTGGACCTCTATCACGGCGTGCTCCGTGCGGTGGACGCCGACGGTAAAAAGATACTCAATGACATTGATTACCAGCATTATGTTGACTACATCCGTGAAGAAGTCCGGACCTGGAGCTATATGAAATTCCCTTATCTGAGCCACCTGGGAGAGAAAGAGGGCTGGTACCGTGTGGGTCCCCTGGCCCGGTTGAACTGTGCTGAATTCATCCCCACTCCGCTGGCCCAGAAAGAATTTGAGGAGTTCAAGGCCTATACCGGCGGCAAGCCCAATCACCATTGCATGCATTACCACTGGGCAAGGCTCATCGAAACGCTGCATGCCGCCGAAATGATGCGGCTGTTGCTGAAGGATCCCGATCTGCTGGGTACCGACCTTGTCACCAGGGGACTTAGGCAGAAAGAGGGAGTCGGGCTCCTGGAGGCGCCACGGGGAACGTTGTTCCATCACTACCGGATCAATGATCAGGACCAGATCGAGATGGCAAACCTGATCGTATCCACGACCAATAACAATGAACCCATGAACCGGGCTGTGAATTGTGTGGCTAAAAGGGTGATGAGCGGCAGGAAAGAAATCACCGAAGGCATGTTGAATGCGGTTGAGGTCGTCATCAGGGCATATGATCCCTGCCTGAGTTGCGCAACACATGCCCTGGGGCAGATGCCTCTGGAGATCTCCCTTTACGATGAAAACGATCAGTTGATTGACAGAAAGCGTAAATAA
- a CDS encoding ferritin family protein, with amino-acid sequence MDSTGYKDILRMAIQNEIEAYEFYLGASLKAESETLKSTFRELADEEMNHRRTLEGFLHNDSLKLHFKESQSDYKVSEGTQLPPLTGDMSFADGIALAMKKEEEAMEMYRKFADASDEPGQKNTFLQLSKMEQGHKVRLEEIYTNAAYLEVW; translated from the coding sequence ATGGACAGCACAGGATACAAAGACATTTTAAGGATGGCCATCCAGAATGAGATCGAGGCCTATGAGTTTTACCTGGGTGCCAGTTTAAAAGCAGAATCCGAGACACTCAAGTCCACTTTCCGCGAACTGGCCGACGAAGAAATGAATCACCGGCGAACCCTCGAAGGATTCCTTCACAATGATTCCCTGAAGCTGCATTTCAAGGAAAGCCAGTCTGATTACAAAGTTTCGGAAGGCACGCAACTTCCTCCTCTTACGGGTGACATGTCGTTTGCCGATGGCATAGCCCTGGCCATGAAGAAGGAAGAAGAAGCCATGGAAATGTACAGGAAATTCGCAGATGCCAGTGATGAGCCCGGTCAGAAGAATACGTTCCTGCAGTTATCAAAAATGGAGCAGGGACACAAAGTCAGGCTGGAGGAAATCTACACGAATGCTGCCTATTTAGAGGTCTGGTAA